Proteins encoded together in one Variovorax paradoxus window:
- a CDS encoding FkbM family methyltransferase, translating into MDSTQKTARPGVDIRVALSSSTKTTALKGRQGLSAAGPQLELPLIAIPLRRKVKAAIRRIARLCYRAVKPFARPIAFRLRAYFTVVLQQEIQQAHLRTVKELEHHARLQRQSTERLLATHTATLLKAFKSSQRATSPALEALRTQSGEQLAGVQQLMQKLLVPGDTFVNVGAGVGANALAAHLALNGQGRVVAFAPLSATHASIRGPLRIDDILGDNGRADLIVIDSSNAGLHVLEGASRSIAFNRNIAVVVELGARQPSETGDSSNKLLGFFTDRGFQYAGIDSASGTLHEGASPTVEQTKAVSLLFARPDSPAWARARGER; encoded by the coding sequence ATGGATTCAACACAAAAGACAGCGCGACCCGGGGTGGACATACGTGTCGCGCTGTCTTCCTCAACCAAGACGACTGCTCTCAAGGGGCGGCAGGGGCTGAGTGCGGCCGGGCCCCAGCTCGAACTACCATTGATCGCCATACCACTGCGAAGAAAAGTCAAAGCTGCGATCAGACGGATTGCGCGCCTTTGCTATCGCGCGGTGAAACCCTTTGCTCGCCCCATCGCCTTCAGGCTCCGTGCGTACTTCACCGTTGTTCTCCAGCAGGAGATCCAACAGGCTCATCTGCGAACGGTCAAGGAACTCGAACACCACGCGCGCCTGCAGCGCCAGTCGACGGAGCGCTTGCTGGCGACGCACACTGCCACCCTCCTCAAAGCGTTCAAATCCTCTCAGAGGGCAACCTCCCCCGCGTTGGAAGCCTTGCGAACGCAATCTGGCGAACAGCTTGCTGGCGTGCAGCAGCTGATGCAGAAGTTACTGGTTCCAGGTGACACCTTTGTGAATGTCGGGGCTGGCGTGGGAGCAAATGCGCTGGCAGCACACCTTGCACTAAACGGGCAAGGACGTGTTGTGGCGTTCGCGCCGCTGTCTGCGACACACGCGTCCATACGCGGTCCACTGCGGATCGACGACATCCTTGGCGACAACGGTCGCGCCGACCTCATCGTGATTGATTCGAGCAACGCCGGACTGCATGTGCTCGAAGGTGCGTCTCGATCCATCGCATTCAACCGGAATATTGCTGTAGTCGTCGAATTAGGCGCACGCCAGCCAAGTGAGACGGGTGACTCAAGCAATAAATTGCTCGGTTTCTTCACTGATCGCGGCTTTCAGTACGCCGGGATCGATTCCGCCTCCGGCACATTGCACGAAGGCGCCAGCCCCACGGTGGAGCAGACGAAAGCGGTCAGCCTGCTTTTTGCTCGACCGGATTCTCCTGCGTGGGCGCGGGCGCGAGGCGAACGATGA
- a CDS encoding acetyltransferase produces the protein MTLGVVIVGAGGHAKVCIELLRAMNKPVAFCIGAEGSESSCLGVSVLQGDAHLEELRRAGYASAFIAVGSNALRQRLGALAKGLGYELVNAISPTAAVSPTARLGCGIAIMAGAVVNADTCIGDLVIVNTSASIDHDGRIGEAAHVAPHCGLAGNVTLGPRVFLGIGCKLIPGVSIGADVVAGAGSVIISDIPDQSRIAGIPAKNLQKKDKDK, from the coding sequence ATGACTTTGGGCGTCGTCATCGTCGGAGCCGGCGGACACGCCAAGGTCTGCATCGAGTTGTTGCGAGCCATGAATAAGCCCGTGGCTTTCTGCATCGGTGCAGAGGGCAGCGAAAGCAGTTGCCTTGGCGTGTCTGTACTTCAGGGCGATGCGCACTTGGAGGAGCTTCGTCGCGCTGGCTATGCCTCGGCGTTTATTGCCGTCGGCTCAAATGCGCTTCGCCAGCGCCTCGGCGCCTTGGCAAAAGGCCTGGGCTATGAACTGGTCAATGCCATCAGTCCGACGGCAGCGGTTTCGCCTACGGCTCGGCTCGGTTGCGGCATTGCGATCATGGCAGGCGCCGTCGTCAATGCAGACACTTGCATCGGTGACCTCGTCATCGTCAATACGTCGGCCAGTATCGATCACGATGGCCGGATCGGCGAAGCCGCCCACGTTGCCCCGCACTGCGGTCTCGCGGGCAATGTCACGCTCGGCCCTCGCGTGTTCCTAGGGATTGGCTGTAAGTTGATTCCCGGCGTGTCCATCGGTGCCGACGTCGTGGCAGGTGCCGGCTCGGTCATCATTTCGGACATCCCCGACCAATCCAGAATCGCCGGCATACCGGCTAAAAATCTTCAGAAAAAGGACAAGGATAAATGA
- a CDS encoding DegT/DnrJ/EryC1/StrS family aminotransferase encodes MNRISVAHPKLEGNERKYVLDCLDTNWISSNGKYIGAFEEAFAAFCGVKHAVAANNGTTALHLALVALDLQPGDEVIIPTVTYIATANAVRYCGAVPVLVDVCAHTMNIDPKQVEKMITPRTRGIIPVHLYGHPADMDPLAAIAKKHGLWVLEDAAEAHGAEVNGKRVGSIGECATFSFFGNKIVTTGEGGMVTTNDDALAAKLRLYRGQGVDPKRRYWFPVIGYNYRMTNIQAAIGLAQMETVDASLKERQELARMYDEALSPLKDLLVLPTTQAGMHHVYWMYTVFLRSGDGVQRDALMHALDEAGIETRPVFYPMHVLPPYKEDTAYPVADEWAQRGLNLPTHQYLSRDDIARVAAAITGALGR; translated from the coding sequence ATGAATCGCATCTCCGTTGCTCATCCCAAACTCGAAGGCAACGAGCGCAAATATGTCCTCGATTGCCTCGACACCAATTGGATTTCCTCCAACGGCAAATACATCGGTGCGTTCGAGGAGGCCTTCGCCGCGTTCTGCGGAGTCAAGCACGCGGTCGCCGCCAACAACGGCACGACGGCATTGCACCTTGCACTCGTAGCTCTTGACCTGCAGCCCGGGGACGAGGTCATCATTCCGACGGTGACCTACATCGCAACGGCTAACGCCGTGCGTTATTGCGGCGCCGTTCCCGTGCTGGTCGATGTCTGTGCCCACACGATGAATATCGACCCAAAACAGGTCGAAAAGATGATCACGCCGCGCACGCGCGGCATCATTCCAGTGCACCTTTACGGCCACCCCGCCGACATGGACCCACTCGCAGCTATTGCGAAGAAGCACGGCCTCTGGGTCCTGGAGGACGCGGCAGAGGCGCACGGCGCCGAAGTGAACGGCAAGCGCGTCGGCAGCATCGGCGAATGCGCGACTTTCAGCTTCTTCGGCAACAAGATCGTGACAACCGGTGAAGGCGGCATGGTCACCACGAACGACGACGCGCTCGCAGCCAAGTTGCGGCTGTATCGCGGCCAAGGCGTCGATCCAAAGCGCCGCTACTGGTTCCCGGTAATCGGCTACAACTACCGCATGACTAACATCCAGGCCGCGATCGGCTTGGCGCAAATGGAAACCGTCGACGCTTCTCTGAAGGAACGCCAGGAACTCGCAAGAATGTACGACGAGGCGCTAAGCCCGCTGAAAGACTTGCTCGTCTTACCGACAACACAGGCAGGCATGCACCACGTCTATTGGATGTACACCGTGTTCCTGCGCAGCGGCGATGGAGTTCAGCGCGACGCACTCATGCACGCGCTCGACGAAGCCGGCATCGAGACCCGTCCGGTGTTCTATCCCATGCACGTGTTGCCTCCCTACAAGGAAGACACGGCCTACCCCGTGGCCGACGAGTGGGCGCAGCGCGGACTGAACTTGCCGACCCACCAATACCTGTCCCGCGACGACATCGCTCGCGTTGCTGCAGCTATTACGGGCGCGCTCGGACGATGA
- a CDS encoding glycosyltransferase family 4 protein — protein MAPFVSGGAEAMAEHLKRNVALAGHEVEVLRIPFQWEPAMRIPSQMLMARAFELQNVDHVIALKFPAYLIPHARKTLWLVHQYRQAYDLYDAQQSNLPPGELGADIRRVIKNADDECFRDARRIFAISDVTQKRLKHYNGFSSEVLRAPINDPEIFTGGRDEGYIFAGGRVNDAKRQHLLLEALALCPGTVRLVIAGPPDSPADAEKLRRVTERLGLQDRVRLDLRFLARSEYAAYINGASAVASLPFDEESFSYVAMEAATAKKPLISTTDSGGVLGLAKNDKTGWVAEPDAKALADAMSNVYANAKRTREMGAAAKALWVQYRITWPATVQALLT, from the coding sequence ATGGCGCCCTTCGTCTCCGGCGGTGCCGAAGCCATGGCCGAACACCTGAAGCGAAACGTGGCCTTGGCCGGCCACGAGGTCGAAGTACTTCGAATTCCATTTCAATGGGAACCGGCGATGCGCATCCCATCGCAAATGTTGATGGCCCGCGCTTTCGAGTTGCAGAACGTCGACCATGTAATTGCACTGAAGTTTCCCGCCTACCTGATCCCTCACGCGCGCAAGACCTTGTGGCTGGTTCACCAGTACCGTCAGGCCTACGACCTCTACGATGCGCAGCAATCGAATTTGCCACCCGGAGAACTCGGCGCCGATATTCGCCGCGTGATCAAGAACGCGGACGACGAATGCTTTCGCGATGCACGGCGCATCTTCGCTATTTCGGATGTCACGCAAAAACGGCTCAAGCACTACAACGGCTTCTCATCGGAGGTGCTGCGCGCGCCTATCAACGATCCCGAGATTTTCACGGGTGGCCGCGATGAGGGCTACATCTTTGCGGGTGGAAGGGTGAACGATGCAAAACGGCAGCATCTGCTGCTGGAGGCACTCGCGCTCTGCCCTGGCACTGTGCGCCTTGTCATCGCCGGCCCGCCGGACTCGCCGGCCGATGCCGAAAAACTTCGCCGCGTGACTGAACGACTAGGCCTGCAGGACCGCGTGCGGTTGGACCTGAGATTCCTCGCGCGCAGCGAATACGCCGCCTACATCAACGGCGCCTCGGCGGTCGCGTCGCTGCCCTTCGATGAAGAGTCGTTTAGCTACGTGGCCATGGAAGCCGCAACGGCGAAAAAACCCCTGATCAGCACCACTGACAGCGGCGGTGTGCTCGGCCTCGCAAAGAACGACAAGACCGGCTGGGTGGCCGAGCCAGACGCGAAGGCGCTGGCCGATGCGATGAGCAATGTCTACGCAAATGCGAAACGCACGCGCGAAATGGGCGCCGCTGCCAAGGCTCTCTGGGTTCAATACCGCATCACTTGGCCTGCCACGGTCCAGGCGCTCCTGACATGA
- the gmd gene encoding GDP-mannose 4,6-dehydratase produces MKKRAVVTGITGQDGAYLAELLLTKGYVVYGTYRRTSSVNFWRIEELGIQNNPDLHLIEYDLTDLGSSLTLMKEAAPDEVYNLAAQSFVGVSFNQPDATAQITGMGALHLLEAIRLTNPKIRFYQASTSEMFGKVQAIPQVEETPFYPRSPYGVAKLFAHWMTINYRESYGIFGCSGILFNHESPLRGREFVTRKITDSVAKIKLGKLDVLELGNLGAKRDWGFAKEYVEGMWLMLQAPEPDSFVLATNRTETVREFVDMAFKAAGYELRFEGSEQNEVGIDIKTGKTLVRVNPKFHRPAEVDLLIGNPARAKEKLGWEPKTTLEQLCSMMVEADLRRNAEGHSF; encoded by the coding sequence ATGAAAAAACGTGCAGTAGTCACCGGCATCACCGGTCAAGATGGCGCATATCTAGCAGAACTACTGCTTACCAAGGGATACGTGGTCTACGGGACTTACCGGCGGACGAGCTCGGTGAACTTTTGGCGCATTGAAGAGTTGGGCATCCAGAACAATCCCGATCTTCACCTCATCGAGTACGACCTTACCGATCTCGGAAGCTCGCTAACCCTGATGAAGGAAGCCGCTCCAGACGAGGTCTACAACCTCGCCGCACAGAGTTTCGTGGGCGTGAGCTTCAACCAGCCCGATGCGACCGCTCAAATCACGGGTATGGGCGCGTTGCACCTGCTCGAAGCGATCCGTTTGACCAACCCCAAAATCCGCTTCTACCAAGCATCAACATCCGAGATGTTCGGCAAGGTACAAGCAATCCCGCAGGTCGAGGAAACGCCGTTCTATCCACGCAGCCCCTACGGCGTCGCCAAGCTGTTCGCGCATTGGATGACCATCAACTATCGCGAAAGCTACGGCATCTTTGGGTGTAGCGGTATTTTGTTCAATCACGAGAGTCCCCTGCGTGGCCGGGAATTCGTCACTCGCAAGATCACCGATTCGGTCGCCAAGATCAAGCTCGGCAAACTCGACGTGCTCGAATTGGGCAATTTGGGCGCCAAGCGAGATTGGGGCTTTGCCAAGGAATACGTTGAAGGCATGTGGCTCATGCTGCAGGCACCCGAGCCCGATAGCTTCGTGTTGGCGACCAATCGCACTGAAACAGTCCGGGAGTTTGTCGATATGGCCTTCAAGGCTGCCGGGTATGAGCTGCGCTTCGAAGGCTCGGAACAGAACGAAGTTGGTATCGACATCAAGACAGGCAAGACGCTAGTTCGCGTAAATCCAAAGTTTCACAGACCTGCGGAAGTGGACTTGCTGATCGGAAATCCAGCCCGCGCGAAAGAAAAGCTGGGTTGGGAGCCAAAGACAACGCTGGAACAGCTCTGCAGCATGATGGTAGAGGCCGATCTTCGCCGGAATGCTGAAGGGCATTCTTTCTAG
- a CDS encoding ABC transporter ATP-binding protein: MAFISLKNVAVNFPIYGAGANSLKKTLAASVTGGRFGKETGVTVVQALSGINLELKSGDRLGLVGHNGAGKSTLLRTLAGVYEPSSGEFTRQGTVASLIDPSLGIEMDATGIENIMLRGLVMGMSKKQVDQLTPEICEFSGLGEYVNMPVRTYSTGMMMRLAFSISTSVQADILLMDEWLSVGDAEFTEKAEQRMRDVVSKSGILVLASHSPDLIAKECNRVIHLEHGRVVEQ, from the coding sequence ATGGCATTTATTTCACTTAAAAACGTCGCCGTTAACTTTCCCATCTACGGCGCCGGCGCCAACTCCCTCAAGAAAACTCTTGCGGCCTCCGTGACTGGCGGCCGCTTTGGCAAGGAAACAGGTGTCACCGTCGTTCAGGCGCTTAGCGGCATCAATCTTGAGCTCAAAAGCGGAGACCGGCTCGGCTTGGTGGGACATAATGGCGCAGGCAAGTCAACGCTGCTGCGTACGCTTGCCGGCGTGTACGAACCGTCCTCGGGAGAATTTACCCGACAGGGCACGGTTGCCAGCCTGATCGACCCCTCGCTCGGCATCGAGATGGACGCCACGGGCATAGAAAACATCATGCTGCGCGGACTCGTGATGGGCATGAGCAAGAAGCAAGTTGACCAACTCACGCCTGAGATCTGCGAATTCAGCGGACTGGGCGAATACGTCAACATGCCGGTGCGTACCTATTCGACGGGCATGATGATGCGGCTGGCGTTCTCGATCTCAACAAGCGTGCAGGCAGACATCTTGCTCATGGATGAGTGGCTGTCTGTAGGCGATGCAGAGTTCACGGAGAAGGCCGAGCAACGGATGCGCGATGTAGTGTCGAAATCGGGCATTTTGGTGCTCGCGTCCCACTCACCAGACCTGATCGCAAAAGAATGCAATCGTGTGATCCACCTTGAGCACGGGCGCGTGGTCGAACAATAG
- a CDS encoding glycosyltransferase family 4 protein yields the protein MKIALCSSFVPFVNGGYRNIVEWLELALLGAGHEVERVYLPEVDAPELLFKQMAAFRFVDLAAADRIICFRPQSHLIRHPHKIIWFIHHLRPFYDLWDSEYRGFPADSAHRGIRDALRTADTAALREAKKVFSNSQVVSDRLRRYNDIDSEPLYPPVLGAERFHHRTMNDEIVCICRIEHHKRQHLLVESLKYCRTPVRLRLCGAASDSDYVGALARAAEEAGVADRIALDHRWISQEEKIDHLADCLAAAYVPVDEDSYGYPTLEAAHAAKPILTTTDSGGPLEFVLNDINGLITEPQPEAVALAMDRLYTDKEASRRMGLNANARIGELKIDWAHVLQRLLA from the coding sequence ATGAAAATCGCGCTCTGTTCTTCGTTTGTTCCGTTCGTGAATGGCGGTTACCGGAACATCGTCGAATGGCTCGAGCTCGCGCTGCTGGGTGCAGGGCATGAGGTAGAGCGCGTTTATCTTCCCGAGGTGGACGCCCCCGAACTGCTGTTTAAGCAGATGGCGGCGTTCCGCTTTGTGGACCTTGCAGCCGCCGACCGGATCATTTGCTTCAGGCCGCAATCGCACCTGATTCGGCACCCGCACAAAATCATCTGGTTTATTCACCATCTGCGTCCGTTCTACGATTTATGGGACAGCGAATACAGAGGCTTTCCCGCAGATTCAGCGCATCGGGGCATTCGCGATGCGCTGCGCACTGCAGACACCGCGGCGCTACGCGAAGCGAAGAAGGTGTTCTCGAACTCCCAGGTGGTCTCAGACAGACTTCGACGCTACAACGACATCGATAGCGAACCGCTCTATCCGCCAGTGCTGGGCGCAGAGCGTTTTCACCACCGCACGATGAACGATGAGATCGTATGCATCTGCCGAATCGAACACCACAAGCGACAGCACCTGCTAGTCGAGAGTCTGAAGTATTGCCGCACGCCGGTTCGGCTGCGTCTTTGCGGCGCGGCGTCGGATTCGGACTATGTCGGCGCGCTGGCACGTGCGGCTGAGGAAGCCGGCGTCGCGGACCGGATCGCACTGGATCACCGTTGGATCAGCCAGGAAGAAAAGATTGATCACCTGGCGGACTGCCTGGCGGCCGCCTATGTGCCTGTGGACGAGGACTCCTACGGGTATCCGACGCTGGAGGCTGCGCACGCGGCCAAGCCGATCCTGACCACCACGGATTCCGGTGGCCCGCTCGAGTTCGTGTTGAACGACATAAACGGACTGATTACCGAACCGCAGCCCGAGGCCGTCGCGCTGGCCATGGACCGCCTCTACACGGACAAGGAAGCATCTCGACGCATGGGGCTCAACGCCAACGCGCGCATCGGCGAACTGAAGATCGATTGGGCTCACGTCCTGCAAAGGCTCTTGGCATGA
- a CDS encoding ABC transporter permease, producing the protein MSQVHSNLHRSAWSDWWQGTRRTDIWWTLAWFDIVLRYRRSMLGPMWLTLSMGVMIAGMGPLYSSLFGTELSRFFPHLALGIIFWAFFSSIVTDACNAFVGSSNYLKQGYFPISLFVWRSLARNLIQFAHQIVLYIPVAIWAGISLSWSVLLVLPAFVILIINAHALGLLLGLVCTRYRDVTQIVTSVMQMLMFLTPVFWLPESLPGRAKYVLWNPFAQMLDLLRTPLMGGVAHIHSWIGILFWTALCLVVAVLLFSKYRRRVVYWL; encoded by the coding sequence ATGAGTCAAGTTCATTCCAATCTCCACCGCAGCGCCTGGTCCGACTGGTGGCAGGGCACCCGTCGCACCGACATCTGGTGGACTCTCGCCTGGTTCGACATCGTGCTGCGCTACCGGCGCTCGATGCTGGGGCCCATGTGGCTCACACTGAGCATGGGCGTGATGATTGCGGGCATGGGGCCGCTGTACAGTTCGCTCTTCGGCACCGAACTTTCGAGGTTCTTTCCACATCTTGCGTTGGGCATCATCTTCTGGGCTTTTTTCTCCAGCATCGTGACGGACGCGTGTAATGCGTTCGTAGGATCTTCCAACTATCTCAAGCAGGGATATTTTCCAATCAGCCTGTTCGTCTGGCGCAGCCTGGCGCGCAACCTGATCCAGTTTGCCCATCAGATCGTGCTCTACATTCCGGTGGCGATCTGGGCCGGCATTTCGCTGTCCTGGTCGGTGCTGCTTGTGCTGCCGGCATTTGTCATCCTCATCATCAACGCACACGCGCTCGGGCTTCTACTCGGCCTGGTGTGCACGCGTTATCGTGATGTCACGCAAATCGTCACCAGTGTCATGCAGATGCTGATGTTTTTGACGCCGGTATTCTGGCTGCCCGAGAGCCTGCCGGGGCGCGCAAAGTACGTGCTGTGGAATCCTTTTGCGCAAATGCTCGACCTTCTTCGCACGCCGCTGATGGGCGGCGTCGCGCACATTCACAGCTGGATCGGCATCCTGTTCTGGACGGCGCTGTGCCTCGTCGTGGCCGTTCTGCTGTTCTCCAAGTACCGCCGCCGCGTGGTCTATTGGCTCTGA
- a CDS encoding glycosyltransferase has protein sequence MDDQHQKPRLALDAHVLAEDVKTGVYRVCDELFRRLYASRRFETYLFVRDGYAPRIRTYLSATKMEARGYQNRATPSADAEIFLSPFTVAPVEWLADKNVLHAHIVHDLIAVYRPEYFDAETAKSVASIFASFDERTLIFAVSEHTKRDLLEYRPDLKAEQVTVMPLAAGDRFHPCRDSAERAAVRQRYGIPPGVRYVLSLATLEIRKNLDQVVNAFVQLLARDPSSDMHLVLAGMSGWKLDKLNQALDAAGGSRDRIILTGFVDDADLSALYSDALCFVYLSRYEGFGLPPLEAMACGTPVICSNASSLPEVVGDAGVVLDADDVDGVVEAIRRIAASASYRDMLASKGLEHAALFSWDRSAGIVLDAVAAAYARHAGAFLPQAPVPVSAGSTSEKKGRRYLRRAFKGLWWLATPWSMPKRISFMRDRALADARAAEMTLLVEQERARISLRQRGAKVEPPEPLDLFDNDAVSRAAGLALSEILWTPIKPEEVTDRWSAARFLIDSWRSQKGICAQFPRGLEVAELGLSQDALRHVEEALKAGISDRARQAFLVNETLNAVLPYGLTPAGIRTLFSWFMRGGARGAGLRLEEVWWLFLEAQGDPGRELMLAHSFSRTWQQRHPAGLTVFGRVNFARWIVEEYGVEGRWTDPSSWPKWGTPALQILAGYWASQEWRAKWPNALNEEASARALLAWLATEESGLSKDVCDWCARLDQGAIAVQLTTAGVNVIGHFCYPSGLRVSAESLVEAAKAVGVQVSLRDLKTEANDDPHHVDFRGMEVHDVTIIHAQPEPFFGVAYERSQVIERNPRTYRIAYWYWEFDSIPASWAEHAQAVDEVWAATEFVARGLRERLDIPVRTLFPGIKLASYEKRGRAYFGLPEAPYTFLFTFHMMSVMERKNPLGLIRAFRDAFGNSDSVRLVLKTSFGHKHPKQFQQLRKAAKGANITLIDQVYSPDEVLSLMDACDAYVSLHRSEGLGLTMAEAMLMGKPVIATRFSGNVDFMDDDNSLLVPYELVKVGKPIPPYDADLEWAEPSIEHAAMLMRRVFEDQDWAREVGARAKASAEAHLSLETAGRRMAARIEEIRALRKAGD, from the coding sequence ATGGACGACCAACATCAAAAGCCACGCCTCGCACTTGACGCGCATGTGCTGGCCGAAGACGTAAAGACGGGTGTCTACAGGGTCTGCGACGAATTATTTCGAAGGCTGTATGCATCGCGCCGCTTCGAAACATATCTTTTCGTAAGAGACGGATATGCGCCGAGGATCCGAACATACCTGTCCGCGACGAAGATGGAAGCACGTGGTTATCAAAACCGCGCCACCCCGTCTGCGGATGCAGAGATCTTCCTTTCGCCGTTCACTGTTGCCCCCGTCGAGTGGCTGGCCGACAAGAATGTGCTCCACGCCCACATTGTCCATGATCTGATCGCCGTCTACCGACCCGAATATTTCGATGCCGAGACGGCAAAGAGCGTGGCAAGCATTTTTGCGAGCTTTGATGAGCGAACGCTTATTTTCGCGGTATCGGAGCACACGAAAAGAGATCTGCTCGAGTATCGACCCGATCTAAAGGCAGAACAGGTCACAGTGATGCCGCTTGCGGCTGGCGACCGGTTCCACCCATGTCGAGACAGCGCTGAGCGCGCGGCGGTGCGACAACGGTATGGCATTCCCCCAGGCGTGCGATATGTGCTCAGTCTCGCAACACTGGAGATCCGAAAAAATCTCGATCAGGTCGTCAATGCATTCGTCCAGTTGCTGGCGCGGGATCCATCCAGCGACATGCATCTGGTTCTGGCGGGAATGTCCGGCTGGAAGCTCGACAAACTCAACCAGGCTCTGGATGCTGCCGGCGGGTCGCGCGACCGGATCATCCTGACTGGGTTCGTCGACGATGCCGATCTATCTGCGCTCTATAGCGATGCCTTGTGTTTCGTATATCTTTCCCGCTACGAGGGGTTCGGTCTACCTCCCTTGGAAGCCATGGCCTGCGGTACGCCGGTGATATGTTCCAACGCGTCCTCCTTGCCCGAAGTCGTCGGCGATGCGGGTGTCGTGCTCGACGCTGATGACGTCGACGGAGTGGTAGAGGCAATCCGGCGAATCGCTGCCTCGGCGTCATACAGGGACATGCTGGCCTCAAAGGGACTTGAGCACGCGGCCTTGTTCAGTTGGGATCGAAGTGCTGGCATCGTTCTCGATGCGGTTGCTGCGGCGTATGCGCGGCATGCAGGGGCGTTTTTGCCGCAGGCTCCTGTGCCGGTGTCCGCTGGATCAACCAGTGAGAAAAAGGGCAGAAGGTATCTCAGAAGGGCGTTCAAGGGGTTGTGGTGGCTCGCAACCCCTTGGAGCATGCCCAAACGTATTTCATTCATGCGTGACCGAGCGCTGGCAGACGCGCGTGCCGCCGAGATGACGCTACTGGTCGAGCAGGAGCGGGCTCGCATCTCGTTGCGGCAGCGAGGCGCCAAGGTCGAGCCGCCCGAGCCACTCGATTTGTTCGACAACGATGCCGTTTCGCGCGCCGCCGGCCTTGCCTTGAGCGAGATTCTTTGGACGCCGATCAAGCCCGAAGAAGTGACGGATCGATGGTCTGCGGCACGATTCCTGATCGACTCCTGGCGTTCGCAGAAGGGCATTTGTGCGCAGTTCCCAAGGGGCTTGGAGGTAGCCGAATTGGGGTTGAGCCAGGACGCTTTGCGCCATGTGGAGGAGGCATTGAAGGCGGGCATTTCCGATCGGGCCCGCCAGGCATTTTTGGTCAACGAGACGCTAAATGCTGTGTTGCCGTACGGCTTGACGCCTGCGGGTATCAGGACTCTTTTTTCCTGGTTCATGCGAGGCGGTGCTCGCGGTGCAGGCCTGCGACTGGAAGAGGTTTGGTGGCTTTTCCTGGAGGCACAGGGCGACCCCGGGCGCGAGCTGATGCTGGCGCACTCTTTTTCGAGGACGTGGCAGCAACGCCACCCCGCCGGGTTGACAGTGTTTGGCAGAGTCAACTTCGCGCGATGGATCGTCGAAGAATACGGCGTCGAGGGACGGTGGACCGATCCTTCTTCGTGGCCGAAGTGGGGAACGCCGGCTTTGCAAATTCTCGCGGGCTATTGGGCAAGTCAGGAGTGGCGAGCGAAGTGGCCAAACGCTTTGAACGAGGAGGCGAGCGCTCGAGCATTGCTGGCATGGTTGGCCACTGAGGAGTCGGGGCTTTCGAAGGATGTATGCGATTGGTGTGCGCGACTCGATCAGGGAGCGATTGCGGTGCAACTAACAACAGCCGGCGTCAACGTCATTGGGCACTTTTGCTACCCGTCGGGGCTGAGGGTGTCGGCCGAATCGTTGGTGGAGGCTGCAAAGGCCGTGGGAGTTCAGGTATCTCTTCGCGACCTGAAAACCGAGGCTAACGACGATCCTCACCACGTCGACTTCCGTGGCATGGAAGTTCACGATGTAACCATAATCCATGCGCAGCCCGAACCGTTCTTCGGTGTGGCTTATGAGCGGTCGCAGGTCATCGAACGCAACCCTCGTACATATCGAATTGCGTACTGGTACTGGGAATTCGATTCCATTCCCGCCTCTTGGGCCGAGCACGCGCAAGCGGTGGATGAAGTATGGGCTGCAACAGAATTTGTCGCGCGTGGGTTGCGCGAGCGCCTTGACATCCCGGTGCGCACGCTGTTCCCAGGTATTAAGCTGGCCTCGTACGAAAAGCGGGGTCGAGCATATTTCGGCTTGCCCGAAGCGCCCTACACCTTCCTTTTCACCTTCCACATGATGAGCGTGATGGAGCGGAAAAACCCCCTGGGGTTAATACGCGCCTTCAGGGACGCTTTCGGCAACAGCGATTCGGTACGGCTGGTTTTGAAGACTTCTTTTGGGCACAAGCATCCCAAGCAATTTCAGCAGTTGCGCAAAGCCGCCAAGGGCGCCAATATCACCTTGATCGACCAAGTCTATAGCCCTGACGAGGTTTTGTCCCTGATGGACGCTTGCGATGCGTACGTCTCATTGCATCGGAGCGAGGGTTTGGGCTTGACGATGGCCGAGGCCATGCTGATGGGTAAGCCAGTCATTGCAACCCGCTTCTCTGGAAATGTCGACTTCATGGATGACGACAACAGCCTTCTCGTTCCATACGAGTTAGTCAAGGTGGGCAAGCCCATCCCTCCCTACGATGCTGACCTCGAATGGGCCGAGCCCTCAATTGAACATGCGGCAATGCTCATGCGGCGTGTCTTCGAGGACCAGGATTGGGCTCGCGAGGTAGGAGCCCGCGCCAAGGCAAGCGCGGAGGCGCACCTCTCGCTCGAGACGGCAGGTCGGCGGATGGCTGCGCGCATCGAAGAGATCCGGGCCCTGCGAAAGGCGGGCGACTGA